The Vibrio tarriae genome includes the window CCGTTGGGTTGTAGTCGAGTTGCAGCATCGCGGACGTACGCTCAGAGCCACGGCCTACAGCGTAAATCCCCTCCCACCCTTCAGTGAGCAGATCTTTGTCTTTGACGATACGGTAAGAAACATGGTCAGGCGCAAGCGATTTGATGAACTCTGCTGCCATGGTCGCCAATTGGCGTGGCGCGACTTCTTCCGCGCTTTTGTTAATGATATCGCGTGTCCAATCCGTCGCTTTAATGCGCGCTTCTAGCTCTGCTTGTTCAGCAGCCGCTAACGCTTTCCATTCGACGGTATTGCGCTTTTTCGCATCACGGTAACCTTGATAGAAAGCCCAAATGCTCTCCAGATCCCAACCTTCTCCAGCCAGGAATGCCGTGCGGATACCTTGATTATCTAACTTACGAGCTGCGCGTTGGATCGCGCTGAAATCTTGTGTTTGTTGCAGGTGAATGGTTGCACCTTGCTCTGCAAAAGAAATGAGCGCTTTTTCTCCCCACTGAGGCTGGGCAGCTTGAGTACTCAAAAATACAGACATCTGTGTAGACATGGTTTCTCCTTGTCTTAAATATTGGCTTTGCCTGTGCCATCTCATTAAATCGCCAAGATGTTAGCATTATGTCGAGGCAAAATGTCAACCGAATAAAAAAACGGACCAAGTGGTCCGCATTTTTTGCTAAGAAGTGTTAACTCTGTGGGGTTTCTCTCCCTGCTAAACAAAGCAAGCGTCATATTGACTGACCACTCACTTCATTTTGCACGTGATGAATTACTCGAACTCATCCATCCAGCACAGAATGACGGCTTCAAGGATTTTTTCGTTGGAATGATTCGGATCATCTTCAAAATCTTCCAACTCCATGATCCAACGATGCAGATCGGTAAAACGTACGGTTTTGGGATCGACATCGGGAAACTTGTCACACAGCTCAATCGCGATATCGCGTGAATCTGTCCATTTCATGGTTAGCCTTCCTATTGGTTTACCTCGGCAGCGACCGAGGCTAAGAATTAATGATCTTCGCTTGCGTGGTTTAGCGTGTATTTCGGGATCTCGACAACGAGATCTTCATCCGCCACTCGAGCCTGACAGCTGAGACGAGATTCTGGCTCCAGACCCCAAGCTTTATCCAGCATATCGTCTTCCAGCTCATCACTCTCTTCCAGTGAATCAAACCCTTCTCGAACGATACAGTGGCAAGTAGTACAAGCGCACGATTTCTCACACGCATGCTCAATAGCGATACCGTTTTTGAGTGCCACATCAAGAATCGTTTCCCCGGTTTGCGCTTCTAACACTGCGCCTTCCGGACAAAGGGTTTCATGAGGCAAAACAATAATCTTAGGCATGTTGGTAATCTCTTCAAATCTCGTCAACGGAGTGGCCAGCCAGTGCGCTACGAATCGATTTATCCATTCGTCTTGACGCAAAATCCTGGCTCGCTTTGTCTGTGTCTTTTATTCCTTGCTCAATGGCATCCGCATTATCGCCATTGCGCAGTTCAATCAAGCGCTCGATCGCCTGTAATAAAGTTTGGCGCTCTTGCTCGTTCAGCAGTTCATCACCATCCGCTTGCAGGGCTGAAACTAAGCCTTCAATCACGCGATCCGCTTCTACGCGCTGCTCTGCCAACGCACGCGCCAGCATATCCTCTTTAGCATAGGCCATGGAGTCTTTGAGCATCTGGGTGACTTCGTCATCGCTTAAACCATAGGATGGTTTGACTTGAATCTCTGCTTGTACACCGGTGCTTTTTTCCAAAGCCGTCACGGAAAGTAGACCATCCGCATCCACTTGATAAGTCACGCGAATGTGCGCAGCACCTGCCGTCATCGGTGGTATACCTTTGAGTGAGAAGCGTGCCAGAGAGCGACAGTCATCGACCATTTCTCGCTCCCCTTGTACCACATGCACACTCATCGCCGTTTGCCCATCTTTGAAGGTGGTAAACTCTTGCGCGCGAGCAACAGGAATGGTGGTGTTGCGTGGGATGATTTTTTCGACCAAACCACCCATGGTTTCAATCCCCAAAGAGAGAGGGATGACATCGAGCAGCAACATTTCTGCATCCGGCTTATTACCGGCCAGAATGTCCGCCTGAATCGCCGCACCAATCGCGACCACTTCATCTGGGTTAATGCTGGTCAGTGGTGTGCGGCCAAAAAACTCCCCCACTTGCTCGCGCACAAACGGTGTGCGGGTTGAACCGCCCACCATCACGACTTCGAGCACCTCATCCGCTGCAACACCGGCATCTTTCAATGCGCGGCGGCAAGAAAGTAGTGTCTTTTTCACCAATGGTGCAATCAGGTTTTCCAACTCTTCACGAGTAAGCGTACCTTGCCAGCCAAGCACATTCAGCTCAGCCGTCATGTGTTCTGTTAGATCGATCTTGGCTTGTGTCGCGGCGTTAATCAGCGCGCGCTGCTGCTCAGCGGTTAAGCTGGTGAGTCCGATTTGTGCTTGCAGGTGATCGGCGATCAGATGGTCAAAATCATCACCGCCCAGTGCAGAGTCACCACCGGTTGCGAGCACTTCAAACACGCCGCGCGAGAGGCGTAAAATCGAAATATCGAAGGTGCCGCCGCCCAGATCGTAGACCGCGATCACCCCTTCTTGGCCTGAGTCCAAACCATAAGCAATCGCCGCGGCTGTCGGCTCATTGAGTAAACGCAGCACATGCAAGCCCGCTAACGCCGCAGCATCTTTGGTGGCAACCCGCTGCGCATCATCAAAATACGCAGGTACTGTGATGACCACTCCCGCCAATTCGCCACCTAAGGTGGCGGTGGCACGTTCTGCCAAGGCTTTCAAAATATCGGCAGAGATTTGAATGGGATTTTTATCCCCTTGCGCAGTTTGCACAATCGGCAAGCCTTTCTCACTCGCTTTGAAGCGGTAAGGCAGATGAGGATAACGCTGGTAGATGTCTTGCAGTGAACGTCCAAGCAGACGTTTTACCGAAATCACAGTGTTGTGCGGATCGGTTTCAGCTTGTTCACGAGCGGGATAGCCGACACGAGTCGTATCAGCACCATAGTTCACCACTGAGGGGAGAATACTACGCCCTTGGCTATCGACGAGTGTGCTTGCGGTTCCGCTGCGCACAGAAGCGACCAGTGAATTCGTGGTGCCTAAATCAATACCCGCAGCCAACTTATGCTGGTGTGGTGCCGAACTTTGCCCCGGCTCTGCAATCTGAAGTAATGCCATCAGTTGTTCCTTTGAATCTTGAATTAGCCAAGCAGTTGGTCTTCGACTCGTTCTACTTCATTTTTGAGTTTGGCAATAAATTTGAGTTTTCTGACTTGATCAGCCGCCGCTAACCACTCACTTTGAGCTAATTGGCCTTGTAGCTGTGCGAGATAATGACGCTGCATCGCGCTTACCTTAGTGTCAAAAGCGACTAAGGCGGCCTCTGGATCTGCACAAGCCGTCACGGACTCTAGCTCTTCGCGTAGCTCCATCTGTTCCATCAGAAACATCGGATCTTGCAGCGTCTGCTGCTCAGCGTTCATTTCTATGCCTTGTAACGACAAAAGATATTCCGCGCGGCGGAGTGAATCTTTCAGTGTCTGATACGCATCGTTAATTTGCGCGGCTTGCTGCACTGCCATTAGGCGGTCACGCTCAGAAGCGGTAGCAAAATTATCCGGATGGAATCGTTTCTGCAACGCTCTGAACTGAGAAGAAAGAAGGCTACCATCCAGTTCAAACTGGATCGGCAGCCCAAATAATTCAAAATAATTCATCTTGATAGCGGTCCTGTGATCGAGAACAGTCTCGATGGTCAGTTACCGTTAAACGTTGAAGCTTTCACCACAACCACATTCGCTTTTGGCATTTGGGTTGTTGAATTCAAAGCCTTCGTTTAACCCTTCTTTTTTGTAATCGAGTTGAGTGCCATCTAAATAGACCATGCTTTTGGTGTCAATGATCACCTTCACACCATGGCTTTCAAATACGTGGTCTTCTTCGTTGAGATCATCAACAAACTCGAGCACATACGCCATTCCCGAACACCCAGTTGTCTTGACACCAAGACGTAAACCGATGCCTTTTCCACGATTATCCAGAAAAGTTTTTACTCGGCTTGCTGCGGTTTCGCTAAGAGTGACGGCCATACTTCAACCTTATGATTTCAATAAATTAAAGGGTGGGAGCGCTCGACGCTCCCAAACGAATTAGTGTTGATGCTTTTTCTTGTAGTCCGCAACAGCGGCTTTGATGGCATCTTCGGCTAGGATTGAGCAGTGAATTTTCACCGGTGGCAATTCGAGCTCTTCGGCGATTTCGCTGTTCTTGATCGCTGCCGCTTCATCAATGCTCTTGCCTTTCACCCACTCAGTCACTAGCGAGCTAGAAGCAATTGCGCTACCACAGCCGTAAGTTTTGAATTTTGCATCTTCGATGATGCCTTCTGGTGATACTTTGATCTGCAAACGCATTACATCACCACACGCAGGTGCGCCAACCATGCCGCTGCCTACAGAAGGATCTTCTTTATCAAATGAACCAACGTTACGTGGGTTCTCGTAATGGTCAATGACCTTTTCGCTGTATGCCATGTTCGTTACCTCGAATCCTTTATAACCTTGGAATGATTAGTGGTGTGCCCACTCAACCGTGTTCAGATCTACGCCGTCTTTGTACATGTCCCAAAGTGGAGACATCGCACGCAGTTTATCCACTGCTACGCGGATCAGTTCGATCGCATAATCAATCTCTGCTTCGGTCGTGAAACGACCAAAAGAGAAGCGAATTGAGCTGTGTGCCAGTTCATCGTTAAGACCCAGAGCGCGCAATACGTAAGAAGGCTCAAGGCTGGCTGAAGTACATGCACTGCCTGACGATACGGCCAGATCTTTCAGTGCCATCAGCAGAGATTCACCTTCTACAAACGCAAAACTGACGTTGAGATTGTGTGGTACACGCTGATCCAGATCACCGTTAATGGTCACGGCTTCCATATCTTTAATGCCATCAAGCAGACGATTACGCAGCTTCAGTGCGTGATCGTAATCTTGCTGCAGCTCTTCCTTCGCGATACGGAACGCTTCACCCATACCCACAATTTGGTGAGTCGGCAGAGTACCAGAACGGAAACCACGTTCATGACCACCACCGTGCATTTGTGCTTCAAGACGAATACGTGGTTTACGGCGAACATACAAAGCACCAATACCTTTCGGGCCGTAAGCTTTGTGCGCAGAAAGAGAAATCAGATCAACCTTCATCTCTTGGACATCAATCGCCACTTTACCCGCGGATTGCGCTGCATCAACATGGAACACCACTTTACGTGAACGGCACAGTTCGCCGATCGCTGCGATATCTTGCACCACGCCGATTTCATTGTTCACGTGCATGATAGAAACCAAAATAGTGTCATCACGCATCGCGGCTTCAAGCTTAGCCAGATCAACCAAGCCATTGCTTTCTGGATCAAGATAAGTCACTTCAAAGCCTTCACGCTCCAATTGGCGCATGGTATCCAGTACCGCTTTGTGTTCGGTTTTGCTGGTGATGATGTGCTTGCCTTGCTTGTTATAGAAGTGAGCAACACCTTTGATCGCGAGGTTGTCAGATTCAGTAGCACCCGAAGTGAACACAATTTCACGTGGGTCTGCATTCAGCAGGGCTGCGATTTGCTCACGCGCAGTGTCTACCGCTTCTTCTGCCTGCCAGCCATAACGGTGCGAGCGCGAAGCTGGGTTACCGAAGGTACCATCCATCGTCATGTACTGAACCATTTTTTCAGCTACGCGCGGATCAACCGGGCATGTCGCTGAATAATCTAGATAAATAGGCAGTTTCATTTTCTACTCCAGTGTAAACCTTGCCGCTATGAGCGAACATTAATACCAAAA containing:
- the iscX gene encoding Fe-S cluster assembly protein IscX — its product is MKWTDSRDIAIELCDKFPDVDPKTVRFTDLHRWIMELEDFEDDPNHSNEKILEAVILCWMDEFE
- the fdx gene encoding ISC system 2Fe-2S type ferredoxin, which translates into the protein MPKIIVLPHETLCPEGAVLEAQTGETILDVALKNGIAIEHACEKSCACTTCHCIVREGFDSLEESDELEDDMLDKAWGLEPESRLSCQARVADEDLVVEIPKYTLNHASEDH
- the hscA gene encoding Fe-S protein assembly chaperone HscA, which produces MALLQIAEPGQSSAPHQHKLAAGIDLGTTNSLVASVRSGTASTLVDSQGRSILPSVVNYGADTTRVGYPAREQAETDPHNTVISVKRLLGRSLQDIYQRYPHLPYRFKASEKGLPIVQTAQGDKNPIQISADILKALAERATATLGGELAGVVITVPAYFDDAQRVATKDAAALAGLHVLRLLNEPTAAAIAYGLDSGQEGVIAVYDLGGGTFDISILRLSRGVFEVLATGGDSALGGDDFDHLIADHLQAQIGLTSLTAEQQRALINAATQAKIDLTEHMTAELNVLGWQGTLTREELENLIAPLVKKTLLSCRRALKDAGVAADEVLEVVMVGGSTRTPFVREQVGEFFGRTPLTSINPDEVVAIGAAIQADILAGNKPDAEMLLLDVIPLSLGIETMGGLVEKIIPRNTTIPVARAQEFTTFKDGQTAMSVHVVQGEREMVDDCRSLARFSLKGIPPMTAGAAHIRVTYQVDADGLLSVTALEKSTGVQAEIQVKPSYGLSDDEVTQMLKDSMAYAKEDMLARALAEQRVEADRVIEGLVSALQADGDELLNEQERQTLLQAIERLIELRNGDNADAIEQGIKDTDKASQDFASRRMDKSIRSALAGHSVDEI
- the hscB gene encoding co-chaperone HscB, with the translated sequence MNYFELFGLPIQFELDGSLLSSQFRALQKRFHPDNFATASERDRLMAVQQAAQINDAYQTLKDSLRRAEYLLSLQGIEMNAEQQTLQDPMFLMEQMELREELESVTACADPEAALVAFDTKVSAMQRHYLAQLQGQLAQSEWLAAADQVRKLKFIAKLKNEVERVEDQLLG
- the iscA gene encoding iron-sulfur cluster assembly protein IscA, which codes for MAVTLSETAASRVKTFLDNRGKGIGLRLGVKTTGCSGMAYVLEFVDDLNEEDHVFESHGVKVIIDTKSMVYLDGTQLDYKKEGLNEGFEFNNPNAKSECGCGESFNV
- the iscU gene encoding Fe-S cluster assembly scaffold IscU; this encodes MAYSEKVIDHYENPRNVGSFDKEDPSVGSGMVGAPACGDVMRLQIKVSPEGIIEDAKFKTYGCGSAIASSSLVTEWVKGKSIDEAAAIKNSEIAEELELPPVKIHCSILAEDAIKAAVADYKKKHQH
- a CDS encoding IscS subfamily cysteine desulfurase, producing the protein MKLPIYLDYSATCPVDPRVAEKMVQYMTMDGTFGNPASRSHRYGWQAEEAVDTAREQIAALLNADPREIVFTSGATESDNLAIKGVAHFYNKQGKHIITSKTEHKAVLDTMRQLEREGFEVTYLDPESNGLVDLAKLEAAMRDDTILVSIMHVNNEIGVVQDIAAIGELCRSRKVVFHVDAAQSAGKVAIDVQEMKVDLISLSAHKAYGPKGIGALYVRRKPRIRLEAQMHGGGHERGFRSGTLPTHQIVGMGEAFRIAKEELQQDYDHALKLRNRLLDGIKDMEAVTINGDLDQRVPHNLNVSFAFVEGESLLMALKDLAVSSGSACTSASLEPSYVLRALGLNDELAHSSIRFSFGRFTTEAEIDYAIELIRVAVDKLRAMSPLWDMYKDGVDLNTVEWAHH